The window CACAAAAATTGTCGTCAATAGGGTCGAACCGTCTACCATATTCATTAGGAGACCTCAAGCTTTGGTGTCGTTACCTTTATCTTGTGGTTTCCCCTTCTTTTTTGCTACCCCATCTCACATAAGGCGTTTTAAACTTCCGGTTACTTTACAACCGGTCTTCTTCTCCCCTGCCCCCTTTCCTCTTTTCATTTCTTCTTATGCTGTTTGAGTTTCGGTTTTTAATGCTAAACGCGCTATTCCATAACAGAGTACGGCGTTGATGATGAGGAAACTCCGTGCTAGGTAGCTACTTCCTAAGCCCCAAACTGCTGGGTCGTAAATGGCACTAACTGTTAAAAATGCCGCGAAGCCCAGGCTGGAACCGATGGCAAACCATTTCCAGCTAGGATGTCCCAAGAATAATGCTATTAACACTATGGGAATTAGCACGCTGGCAAATATGGGATTTAAGGCGTTCGTTCCTTGCAGGGTGTTTCCTAGTTCGGGAATGGAACTGCCTAAAACTCGGAATGGCCACTGGGGTAGGTCAAAGATATATAATCCCCGGAGGAAGAATAAACCAGAACTACCGGCAATTAAGCCACTGGATAAAGACCAACTCCAGGCGAAGGGGAAGTAAACTCGTAAAAACCAAGCCAGCAGATAGGAACCGAATACCATCATTAGTTTAGGTATCAGTGCTACTGCACCGCCATCAATCCAAAAGCGGGGGTTGAGATAACCGTTATCTCGTAACCACCGGAAGAAGTCTTGGAAGCTGATTTGTCCTGTGGTGGCTAGTTTGACTGCTGCTTCGGCATTAAGTTGTCCAGCGCCATAATAGTTGAAGCTATCATCCTGGATAACTCGTGCTGATTGCTTGAGGACTTTTAATACTTCGTCTGGTTCTGTGACTCCAGAAGCTTTAATTAATGCTGCGACACCTGCAACGTGGGGGGAAGCCATGCTTGTTCCCTGGAGTCCGAGAAATACTCCTTCGCCGTTGTTATCGGGGTCGATTGTTTCTTGGAGAATTGTACCTGCTTCACTACCACCAGGTGCAGAAATATCTACGCCTGCGCCAAAGTTGGAATAGGGGGCTTTTTCTCCGTCTGGGCCAAATGCGGAAACGCCTATAACGTAGGGGTAACGTGCGGGATAACTTGCGCCATTCGCATTTTCATTTCCGGCTGCGGCGACAATTGTTACGCCTTTTTTGTGGGCGTAGTCGATGGCTTGTTTCATTAATTGGCTTTCACCACCGCCGCCTAAGCTCATATTAATTACGTCTGCACCATTGTCAGCAGCAAATTTAATCGCTTCGGCAATATCGGCAACGGTTCCACCACCGTAGGCGCTGAGGACTTTTAAGGGCATGAGACTGGCTTCGTAAGCAATGCCAGCTACACCATATTTATTATTAGTAGCTTGGGCAATAGTGCCGGCGACGTGAGTACCGTGTCCATTGTCATCTGTGGCTTCTTCGCGATCGCTCACAAAATCATAGCCTTTGACGAATTTCGTGTCTACCAAGTCACGGACGCGAGTTATCCCGGTGTCAATTACCGCTACTGTTACGCCACTGCCTTTGGTTTGAGTCCACGCGCCTTCAATGCCGATGTTGTGTAGGTTCCACTGTTTGCTGTAAAATTGGTCGTTAGGGCCAATTAATGCCGGATTTGCTTGATTATCTGGAGATGGTAAAATATCTTCAAACCAAGTTGCTTCAGCTGGTAGAGGAATCTTTCTATAAATGTAATTTGGCTCGATTAATTGGGTAAATTGGGCGAATGGCGATTTTTTGAGTTTTTTCAGTCGCTGGCGATCGCCTTCAATAATATACACATTATCCGTCGCTGAAAATTGATTGTCTAATCGGGGTGTGACGTTGTATTCTTGAGCGATTGCTTGTAAGTTCTGCTGTATTACCTCGGCGGGAATATCTTGGCGAAAATCTAGCACAATCGTCTCAAACTCGCCTTTAGCTGCTAAACCCTGAAAATTCAGGAACCCAAAAACAGCAGCCCCCAGCCCGACGACAAACAAGCACAATAATATAAGTCTTTTCATATTAACTGTTCACCGCTTTTTGCCAGTTTTCTCACTACCATAACTTATCTTCGTACCTCGTTGGTGTACTTTGGACAATTTTTACTCAATATTTAGGACTGTTTAAACAATGGAACGTGGTCTTTTATGGTTACCCTTGCTAGTTGCATTTTTCTGGTTGGCTTGGCAAGGTTCAAGGGAGTACCAGAAGCTGGAAGCATATCGTGTTTGGGCGGAGCAATTTGACAAAGCTAAATATGATATTTATGCTGTATTGGGTCTAAAAGATAACAATATAACTTGGGGCAAACCCACACCTAAAGGTTTGATTAATTTAGAAACTTTTTCTTTGCTAGATGTTAAAGATATACGTCTTTTGGTAGATGATAAACTAGTAGAAATAGAAAATTTTCCCCAAAAAGGTCGAGCTATTGAATTGGAATTCCTCTTGCCTGAATCCCCGTCGGTACGCATTCCATTTACAGAAGTTCCTCTAGCGGCAAAATGGGGTAAGTATTTGCAGGGAGTTTTGCAAGGTTTAAATACGCAACAAAATCCATAGGCTTTAGGGAAATTTATATTTTTTTACGTTTGCATAGCGTATACCACCAAGTACGCCAGAAATATAGCAAGATCCCCGACTTCTTGAAGAAGTCGGGGATCTGAATCTCTCCAATCAATAATTTTAATCATGAAACTTTTTATCCCATTTTTAGGTACTTTTTTATTAATCAATTCCTGTGTTTCCGTCTCTAATAATTCTGACCAGACAAATAATATTGTTACACCTCAAGTAGAAAATTGTCCCCAGGATACAGTTGTGCCTTTACCTGTTACCCAGCAGGATGAAAATATTTATGACAGGTTTGATTACCATCTTTACAATGTTTTAGCAGATGCTGATACTCTGAAGTTTCAATCTTTAAGACAGGATTTTGTATTTTGTCGGGCTAATAATACCTGGACAGTGCAACCAGGAACTTTAGCAAAGGATTTGCAGCCACCCAGTAATTATACAGAATTAGCTCAAGAGTTAGTAAATCCTAGTTTAAAAAATATTGAATTTCAGGGTAAGACTTATCAATATCGAGTTGTAAGAGATCCACAATTTTCCCTAGATGAAAATAATCTGATTACTAGAGAAAAGGAACCAGAACCAGCAGAGGATAAAGTTGTATTTGAGTTAGTTACCCCTGATAATCAAAACTCTCAGAGACAAACAATATATACTCTTCAGGATTTAGAAGCAGCAGCAGTAAAGATGGGGTATTCGGCAACGGGAAGTCAATTAGGTTTCCCCCGCATTACAAGTGCTGTAATTTATGGAGAACGTATTTGGTGGACGGTTTCTTTCGAGCAAGGTGAAGGGAATAACGGCATTGCCACTATTGTTAGTTATGACCCGCAGACTAATAAATTTACTTTAATTCAACCAGAGGAACTTGGGTTTACACAAATTACTGATTTGTCTATTACAGGAGATATCAAGAGTCCGACTTTGTGGATGGGTACTCAAATTAGTGGCGAAGGAAATCCCTACCTTCCTGCAAAAGGACTAGTTGCTTATCGTCCTGATTTACAAAACCCTAATTCTGGTTCTTTGACTGCTTACACTGTTCACAATAGTCCTTTGGTGGGGGCAATTCCTGACAAACTTTTCTTAGAAAATGAGCAACTTTGGGTGAGTACCGCTAACGGTGTTTGTCAAGTGCAGTGGCAAACTGCTGATAGTTCTGATAGTTGGAATTGTTGGCGATTTGCTGCAATGGCTAAACTGCCATCTGAGGAATTACCGCTTTACAGTGCATCGACTAATAAAACTCCGGCTGTTTCTTTATCTCCTAAAAATGGCGAAGAAACTGTAGAAATTTTGTGGTGGAGTCTGGTTGATTTTCAGACTCGTAAAGGACGTTATGAGGTGAGATATCCTCAAGGCTTGACAGTAAATCTGGATGAAGGTGCAAGTCTTTATGAGTTTCCTATCCCTTTGCCACCAGGAAAACCCTCTGTTGATTGGCCTGGTTTTGATTGGCATTGGAATGGAGAAGGCTTTGTGCGAGGATGGGATGAAGTTTCTGGGAATTTCGTCGGTGGTGGCCCTCAAGGCATTGGTTCTGGAGAATTTTCACCCAATGCTCCCATGAATTGGAATGCTATGCGTGGCGATTTAGAGTTACTTGAGCTTTCTAGCCAATCTACTAGGTTAAAATATTACTCTGGCTGGGTTGATGAAGCCAAGGTGCAACCTTATTTAACAGTAATACCCCAAAAACTACCGCCAAATCCAAAACCCAATCCTTTGGCAGCAACAGCCAAGCAACTACCATCTCGCCCATAATTTCTATGAATGCTGACATAACCTCTAGAGTACCTGTGGCTTTAACCATTGCTGGTTCAGATAGCGGTGGCGGTGCGGGTATTCAAGCTGATTTACGCACCTTTGCTTTTCACTGTGTCCACGGTACTAGCGCTATTACCTGTGTCACGGCACAAAATACTTTAGGGGTGGCGCGGGTTGATGCTATGCCAAGTTCGGCGGTGATAGCCCAAATTCAAGCAGTGGTGGAAGATATTGGCGTGCAAGCTGCAAAAACTGGTATGTTGCTGAACGAGGAAATTATTTCTGCTGTAGCCCAGCAAGTGGAAGCATTACAAATTCATAACTTAGTCGTTGACCCAGTGATGGTATCACGCACAGGGGCGCAACTGATTGATGATGATGCTGTAAAGACTCTGCGTTATGCCTTGTTACCGAAAGCGGCTATTGTGACACCAAATCGCTACGAGGCGCAGATTTTGAGCGGTTTGCCCATTAATACTTTAGATGATATGCGGGCGGCGGCTCAAGTCATACACCGAAATTTGAAGGTAAAAGCCGTTTTAGTCAAGGGTGGCGGGATGCAGGGCAGTTTGCGTGGGATTGATATCTGGTTTGATGGGCAGAAACTGGAAACTTTGATTACAAAGCAAGTCGAGACGAAAAATACCCACGGTACTGGTTGTACACTATCAGCTGCGATCGCCGCAAATTTAGCGATGGGTATGGACTTGTGGCCAGCAGTACAACAGGCAAAGGCATATGTAACTAATGCACTCACTTACTCGCTAGATATTGGTAAAGGACAAGGGCCTGTGGGACACTTTTTTCCGTTGTTACAAATTTAACTCTGAGGAATGCGGATTTAATCAAAGATACAACCTCACCTCCAACCCCTATCCTTGCCAAAAAAAGGCAGATTTTGAGCAAACAGATTCATGAAACACTATGACTACTTTCCACTGATTACTGACAGATTCAAAAGTAAATAAAAAATCTTTGCTCTCTAGGCCTTTTTCTATTATTCTTGGGCTAGTTTTAGGGGGACTATACTTTGGTAGTATCTCTGTACGAACTCATAAATAAAATTTTTGATACCAACTAATCTATGCAAAAAACCCCAAATTCTGTTCACCGCAACCCAGAAAAACCACCAACTTCTCAAACCCAGCCGACATCTGTACCACTGTACGTATACAGAGAATTAGCCACAGAATTACAATCAACACAAGGAAAATTAGATGCACTCACTAGCCAAAATCACCAACTAGAACAGGAAAATCAATTACTCCGCCAAGAAATAAGCAAAGTTGTTCAGTCTTGTTTACACCTGCAAAAGTTTGTAGCTTCTAGTCCTCAACCAAGTCATCCCCAACCTACCCATGCTGTTGGTGAAGTGAAAAGTCCAGCCACAGCAACCCGTCCACCTCAGCAGGCTTCTCGTCAGCCTCCACCTGTAGTGAATAAAACAAGCCATAACTCTGAGTTTTTTGCACCTGTGGAAATAACTCAGCCGATACCAGAAACATTTTTGATAGAAGAGCAAGAAGTCAACTATTATCCCCCGATGGAGAAAAAACTCAAACAATTCAGTGGCTGGTGGTTAGCTATCACTATTTTGTTAATCATGTTGAGTGCTTTTGGGGCTGGATATTTGATTGTTCAACCCTTGTTTGAAAATCAAAATCGTTAGTTGACACTTCCACGACGGCTGAGAGTTTTCATCTGGCGAGCCAATTCTCTCAACTAATTTATTCGTTCTGATTTATTTTGGCGTTACAAAAATTACAAACAACAAATAAAAACACAACCTCCGCGCCGAGTCAAAACTATTTCCATAGGGCGCATACAGTTAAAAAAAGTGGTAATTTTTACAGATTGTTTGAGAATAGCACTAATGGTGAAAGTCTCTGACATTATATCTGCTTAGATAGATAAACGAACCTATTAGAAGTTAAGGAGTCAAGATGATGAAAAAAGTAGAAGCCATTATTCGCCCATTTAAGCTTGATGAAGTGAAAATTGCTTTAGTCAACGCTGGTATTGTTGGCATGACAGTTTCTGAAGTCCGGGGGTTTGGACGGCAGAAAGGGCAAACAGAACGCTATCGCGGTTCTGAGTACACCGTTGAGTTTCTGCAAAAACTGAAAGTGGAAATCGTGATTGAGGACAGCCAAGTTGATATGGTAGTGGATAAAATTATTGCTGCGGCTCGCACAGGCGAAATCGGCGATGGCAAAATTTTTATCTCACCTGTAGAGCAAGTTGTGCGTATTCGGACTGGAGAGAAGAATACAGAAGCAGTTTGAGTATTGGGTTTCGTTAAGTAGCTCAACCTCATAAAACGTCAGATGTAGTGGACTGACAAGCTGAAAATAGTGCATGAGTTTAAAGGTAATAAACCGCCGATAAACGCACCATTAAGGCCAATGAATGGTTTTAATGACAAAAAGATTTTAGCTGTGTCACGCCACTACAAATTTTTGATTGACAAGTAAGTCATCGGTGATTAGCGGGCATATTGCCCGCTTCACCAGAAATTTTGGGGTATTTTTTGATTTGTTAGTCCCTTATACAAATTTGCTATGATAGCTGGCGTGGCGTAGCCATTGCTACACATGATTTTGACCCCTCCTAACTTCCCCAGGGGAAGAATTGAGGGTTTTTCGGACTATATCGACAATTCAGCAAAAGTCAAGTGTTAGTAAGCAAAATTGAGCTTATTACACAATACTTTATGTATAAATATTACGAAAAGTTGCTGAATACAAGTATTCTCACAAGTCTCTCATAATTCCTAATTAAACTTGAGATATAAATAGTTTTTTGAATGACGATGGGCTGATTAATTAACAGCCCCGATTTTAAACACACAGCTTTTTATTATCAGGATTGTAGAAAATTATGAATTACTGCCCTTGTTGTTCAGGATTACTGTTGCCGCATATACGTGTTTCAGGCTTGGCTTGGTTTTGCCGCTATTGTTGGCAAGATATGCCCGTATTTTATCTGGAACGTCCTCTTTCTCTGGAAAAGGCTTTTGCTGATAAATTAGCCGAAACAATTCAGCATAAAAACAATAATAAGATCATTTATGCCAGTAAAGGCAAAACTCTAACTGGCTGGATTGGAGTAAAAGATGTGTCAGTCTAGTATTGCTACGCGAAATTCCACAGAGATGTTTAAATCCCCGACTTCTTCAAAAAGTCAGAGAGCTTTTGGTTAGGAAATTACAGCCGATGATTGTAGCATTCCTCAAATATTCTGGAAAAACTAAAATCCCGATATTTTCGGCATACCGGGATCTGAGAAATTTCAATTTTCTCAACTCAGAAAAAAGCGATTCACATTTCACAACCCCGAATTAATTCGGAGGTTTTCTCTGAGAGTTTGTTGTCTAACTTGCTGAATGCAAATTAATTTTTATAGAATCAATCTTCTTCCCAGGTTTCACTACTCAATAGATCAATAATCCTATCTCTGAGTAAAAATTCATTCTTTTCTAGTTCCATCTCAAATAATATCCAGTCACGATTAGGAACATATCTACATAGCGAGTAAATTGGCTGTTGACGGTCAAGTAGTCCCTTTTTCACCAGTTCACGCGCTTCTGCCCTAATAACCCCAATATCATATCTAACAGCAGTATCCATAGCTCATTTTTTTGCTTTTGCTCAAGGAATTGATATTTAACACAATAATTTTTTGGCTCTATATTTAACTTATCAAAAAAAATAGGGAAAATTGTGAAGAATCAAAACATCTCAAGTTTTGAGAGCCATCTTTTCTCTAATACCAAGTTGCAGTGACAAAGGCAATTTGCCTTTAGGAGTCAAGGTTAGAGGAATTCTGTATCTATACACTTTGCCCAGAATCGCATATTTAAACACGAATTGGTATCAGTCTTTAGGTAGACCCATCCAAAAGTATCAAGACATAAATTTGGTGCGGTTCTTCAGCAACAA is drawn from Nodularia sp. LEGE 06071 and contains these coding sequences:
- a CDS encoding S8 family peptidase; translated protein: MKRLILLCLFVVGLGAAVFGFLNFQGLAAKGEFETIVLDFRQDIPAEVIQQNLQAIAQEYNVTPRLDNQFSATDNVYIIEGDRQRLKKLKKSPFAQFTQLIEPNYIYRKIPLPAEATWFEDILPSPDNQANPALIGPNDQFYSKQWNLHNIGIEGAWTQTKGSGVTVAVIDTGITRVRDLVDTKFVKGYDFVSDREEATDDNGHGTHVAGTIAQATNNKYGVAGIAYEASLMPLKVLSAYGGGTVADIAEAIKFAADNGADVINMSLGGGGESQLMKQAIDYAHKKGVTIVAAAGNENANGASYPARYPYVIGVSAFGPDGEKAPYSNFGAGVDISAPGGSEAGTILQETIDPDNNGEGVFLGLQGTSMASPHVAGVAALIKASGVTEPDEVLKVLKQSARVIQDDSFNYYGAGQLNAEAAVKLATTGQISFQDFFRWLRDNGYLNPRFWIDGGAVALIPKLMMVFGSYLLAWFLRVYFPFAWSWSLSSGLIAGSSGLFFLRGLYIFDLPQWPFRVLGSSIPELGNTLQGTNALNPIFASVLIPIVLIALFLGHPSWKWFAIGSSLGFAAFLTVSAIYDPAVWGLGSSYLARSFLIINAVLCYGIARLALKTETQTA
- a CDS encoding DUF4327 family protein; the encoded protein is MDTAVRYDIGVIRAEARELVKKGLLDRQQPIYSLCRYVPNRDWILFEMELEKNEFLLRDRIIDLLSSETWEED
- the thiD gene encoding bifunctional hydroxymethylpyrimidine kinase/phosphomethylpyrimidine kinase, whose product is MNADITSRVPVALTIAGSDSGGGAGIQADLRTFAFHCVHGTSAITCVTAQNTLGVARVDAMPSSAVIAQIQAVVEDIGVQAAKTGMLLNEEIISAVAQQVEALQIHNLVVDPVMVSRTGAQLIDDDAVKTLRYALLPKAAIVTPNRYEAQILSGLPINTLDDMRAAAQVIHRNLKVKAVLVKGGGMQGSLRGIDIWFDGQKLETLITKQVETKNTHGTGCTLSAAIAANLAMGMDLWPAVQQAKAYVTNALTYSLDIGKGQGPVGHFFPLLQI
- a CDS encoding P-II family nitrogen regulator, translated to MKKVEAIIRPFKLDEVKIALVNAGIVGMTVSEVRGFGRQKGQTERYRGSEYTVEFLQKLKVEIVIEDSQVDMVVDKIIAAARTGEIGDGKIFISPVEQVVRIRTGEKNTEAV